From Oncorhynchus tshawytscha isolate Ot180627B linkage group LG27, Otsh_v2.0, whole genome shotgun sequence, a single genomic window includes:
- the LOC112225834 gene encoding estradiol 17-beta-dehydrogenase 1-like: MEQTVVLITGCSSGIGLSLAVRLASDPAKMYKVYATMRNLAKKERLLDCVKGLHKDTLDILQMDITDQQSILDARDRVREKRVNILVCNAGVGLMGPLEAQSLATMRRILEVNLLGTISTIQAFLPGMKAQGHGRVLVTGSIGGLQGLPFNEVYCASKFAVEGACESLAILLQHFNIHVSLIECGPVNTDFLDNLQRAEPGDSSLQQVDAHTRSLYDTYLQHCGMVFQNAAQDTEDIVKVFLDAIQSSNPAFRYYTNNALIPLSSPKISALDGSQYIRNMSKIIFSTNGKGEQK; this comes from the exons ATGGAGCAGACAGTGGTGCTGATCACAGGATGCTCCTCGGGGATAGGCCTCAGTCTGGCCGTCCGGCTGGCCTCGGATCCAGCGAAAATGTACAAAG TCTATGCCACCATGAGGAATCTTGCCAAGAAGGAGCGTCTGCTGGACTGTGTGAAAGGCCTGCACAAGGACACCCTGGACATCCTCCAGATGGACATCACTGACCAGCAGTCCATTCTGGATgccagggacagggtcagggagaagagggtgaacATTCTGG TGTGTAATGCTGGTGTGGGGTTGATGGGGCCGCTGGAGGCCCAGTCCCTGGCCACCATGAGACGGATCCTGGAGGTCAACCTCCTGGGCACCATCAGCACCATCCAGGCCTTCCTACCAGGGATGAAGGCCCAGGGCCATGGACGCGTCCTGGTCACTGGCAGCATCGGTGGgctacagg GACTCCCCTTTAATGAGGTGTACTGTGCCAGTAAGTTTGCAGTAGAGGGCGCCTGTGAGAGTCTGGCCATTCTCCTGCAGCACTTCAACATCCA TGTGAGTCTTATTGAGTGCGGCCCTGTCAACACGGATTTCCTGGACAACCTGCAGAGGGCAGAGCCAGGGGACTCTTCGCTGCAGCAGGTCGATGCCCACACACGCAGCCTCTATGACACGTACCTGCAACACTGTGGGATGGTGTTCCAGAACGCAGCTCAGGACACAGAGGATATTGTGAAG GTATTTCTGGATGCCATCCAGTCATCGAACCCTGCATTCAGATACTACACCAACAATGCCCTCATTCCGCTCAGCAGCCCTAAGATCTCAGCGCTGGACGGGTCCCAGTACATCAGAAATATGAGCAAGATCATCTTCTCAACCAATGGGAAAGGGGAACAAAAATAG